The following is a genomic window from Hymenobacter monticola.
CCCAGGTCCACGACCAGCGCCAGCCCGCCTGGGGCGGTAGGCCGCGGTTGGCCAGCAGCGGGGTGGCCACCGCCAAACCCAGCGGCAGAAGGATGCCCACACGCGTGGTGGGGCCCGCTACTGCCGCCGCTACCACGGCGCCGGCGGCCAGAAACAACCAGAAAAGGTTGACGTTGGCGGCTTCCCGCGCGCTCAGCAGGTGGCGGGCGTCGGCATCAAACCGCACCAGCGACAAAAAGCTGAACCTGAGCGTCAGCACCACCAAAGCCAGCACCGCCAGCACCAGCAGCAGGAAATTCCAGGCGTCGCGCAGGCTGGCATCGGCGTCGAAAACCCCGGTGGCGCGGCCCACCAGCCACAAGCCCACGGCCAGGGCGGGTACCAGCAGCCGGGCCACTACGGCGCGGGTGCCGGGGCTCAGCTGCCAGAAGCTGCTGTTGGGAGCCCGCTTGCTCATATGCCGACGGCTTCGGCTCAGCACCCGGTACAGCCAGAACTTGTGCTTGAACGCTTGCAGCAGCCCGGCCCTTGCCACGTCGTCGTTGGGCTGCTGGCGCAGGGCGGCGGCAAAATGCGTGCGCGCTTCCTGGTGTTGGCCCGCATCCAGGTGCGTCAGGCCGAGGTTGGTGTGCAGGGCCGCGCTGTTCGGAGCGTGGGCCAGGGCATCGGTGAGCAGGGCCGCGCCGGCCTCGCCATGGCCCAGCGCCGCCAGGGCGCGGCCCTGCACGCTGTGGCACAGTGCTTCGGTAGGGTCGAGCGCCAAGCCCGCGCGGGCCGCCCGCAGCGCCTGCCGGAAACGAAGCTGGGCAAACTCCAGTTGGGCCATTTGCCCGTGAAACGGCGCGTGCTCAGGGGCCAGGCGCAAGGCTTCCGAAATGGCCAGGCGCGCCGCGCCCCAGTTCGCCAGCGCGGTTTCGGCTTCGGCTAGGCAGGCGTGGCCGTGCGGGTGCTGGGCATCGAGGGCCACGGCCTGGCGCAGCACTTCGACAGCGGCGGCGTGGTCGTCGCGGTCCAGTAAGCTCAGGCCCAGCAGCCGCATAGCGTGGGCGTGGCGGGGCTCCTGCGCCAGCACCCGGTGAAGCAGGGTGGCGGCTTCCTCGGGCCGATGCAGGTCGAGGAGCTGGGCCGCTTGCTGCACGGCAACATTCAGGTCGGCCATCACGCTCCGCCCGGCTTCTTCACCCCCAAGTACACCAGAATATCGTCGTAGAGCCCGCCCTCGTTCGAGTACAGCGCATAATTGCGGGCCGTGGCAAACCATTCCTTGGTGCTGGGCTTCACCAGCTTGGCGGCGTCGAGCAGGTGGCTTTGCTCGATAGGCAGGGGGCGCCCGCTACGCATGGAGGCGCGCAGGCACACGTCCACGGCGCCGTCCACCAGCGCCATCAGGTCGGCGCCGCTCAGGCCGGCGGTGCGGGCCGCCACGGCGGCGGTGTTCACGCCGGGCGCCAGCGGCTTGCCGCGCAGCAGAATGTCCAGGATGGCGGCGCGGGCCGGCTCGTCGGGCGGCGTCACCAGCGTGATGCGGTCGAAGCGGCCGGGGCGGCGGAAGGCGGGGTCGAGGTGCCAGGGCGCATTGGTAGCGGCCATGATGAGCACGCCCTCGTTGGAGCGCGTGGCCCCGTCCAGCTCCTCCAGAAACTGGTTGATGACGGTGCGGCCGGCGCTCTGGCGCAGGTCGTGGCGGTTGGCGGCCAGGGCGTCCACCTCGTCAAAAAACAGCACGCACGGCGCCTGGCTGCGGGCCAGCTCAAACAGCTGGTGCAGGTTTTTCTCGGAGTTGCCCAGCCACATGTCCAGAATGTCGGCAATGCCCACGCTAATGAAGCTGGCCTGCACCTCGCCGGCCGTGGCACGGGCCAGGTGAGTTTTGCCGCAGCCGGGCGGGCCGTAGAGCAGCAGCCCGCCGCCGCTGGCCTTGCCGTAGGCCTTGTACAGGTCGGGAAATTGCAGCGGGTGAATGATTTTGAGGCGGATTTCTTCCTTCACCGCCTCCATGCCGCCCACGTCGGAGAAGTTGATTTTAGGGCGCTCTAGGCCCAGCAGTTTGGCTTGGGCGCTGGGCTCGTTTTCGTCGGGCGAGGGGGCAGGGCGGTAGCCTCCGCCGGCGGGCGTGGGCACGCGTTTGGCGGGCGCTGCGGCTTCCAGGGCTTGGCCCAGGTCGCGGTCGGCCAGGCCGGGGTTCAGTTCGAGGGCGTGGGCGTAGGCCTCACTGGCTTCGGCGGGTTGGCCGGCGGCCAGCAGCAGGCGGGCGTGCAGCAGGTGGGCGGCGGCATTGTCGGGCTGCTGGTCCAGCAGCTCTTCCACCACCACGAAGGCGGCCGAGTGCTTGTTGCTGGCAAAGTAGGCTTCGGCCAAACTCAGGCGCAGGGCATCGTCGGTGGGATGCTGGCGCAGGCCTTCGCGGCTCAGTGTTTCGGCTTCCTGGTGGCGGCCGGCGGCGTTGAGCTGACGAGCCAAGTGCTGGCGCAGGGGCAGGTTGTCGGGCGAAAATTGCAGGGCGTCGAGCAGCGGCTGGAGGTCGGCAGACATAGCGGTAGGGGAGGGCTGAAAAATCCGAGCGGGAAGTTAGCACCCAGCGAGGGCTTGCCAGCAGCCGGTTCATTTGAGCGAGGACACCTGGGCCAGCACCAACTCGCCTTCCGCCTCGCTCACTCCTTCAATCTCCACTTTCTTAAACGGGGCCGTATGCCCGCTCAACAGCGTTACACGGCTCTTGGGTACGCCAAAAGTGGCAGCTAGAAAGGCCAGCAGCACGGCGTTGGCCTGCCCTTCCTGTGGCGGGGCTTGCAGGCGCACAGTCAGGCTGCCATCGGCCGCGCGCAACAGCTGGTTTTGCCGGGCATTGGGCTTGGCGCGTAGGTGCAGAATCATGCGTTGCAATTATTTTGAACACCAAAAGAACGTCATGCCGAGCGCAGATGAGGCATCTCGCTCGCGTCGTTGCAATTAGAATAATTGCGTTGCGCACGCGAGATGCCTCGGCTGCGCTCGGCATGACGTTCTTTCTACCACCTCACCACCTCACCACCTCACCACCCCACTACCCGCCCATCCGCGCCTGCCCAAACGGGCACTGGTCCAGCACCACGCAGCGCCCGCAGGCCGGCCCGCTGAAGTAGCAGCACTTTTGGCCGTGAAACATCAGCGCCTCGTGGTGGTCGTACACCTGCTGGGCGTCCCAGCCGGGCGGCAGCAGGGCCTCCAGCAGCTTGTGGGCCGCTGCTTCGCCCACCT
Proteins encoded in this region:
- a CDS encoding tetratricopeptide repeat protein; the protein is MADLNVAVQQAAQLLDLHRPEEAATLLHRVLAQEPRHAHAMRLLGLSLLDRDDHAAAVEVLRQAVALDAQHPHGHACLAEAETALANWGAARLAISEALRLAPEHAPFHGQMAQLEFAQLRFRQALRAARAGLALDPTEALCHSVQGRALAALGHGEAGAALLTDALAHAPNSAALHTNLGLTHLDAGQHQEARTHFAAALRQQPNDDVARAGLLQAFKHKFWLYRVLSRSRRHMSKRAPNSSFWQLSPGTRAVVARLLVPALAVGLWLVGRATGVFDADASLRDAWNFLLLVLAVLALVVLTLRFSFLSLVRFDADARHLLSAREAANVNLFWLFLAAGAVVAAAVAGPTTRVGILLPLGLAVATPLLANRGLPPQAGWRWSWTWAGLLALLGYWVVGLVGSNPGEVRFGLGCVGAAMVLYTLVFEFYQPIK
- a CDS encoding DUF167 domain-containing protein — protein: MILHLRAKPNARQNQLLRAADGSLTVRLQAPPQEGQANAVLLAFLAATFGVPKSRVTLLSGHTAPFKKVEIEGVSEAEGELVLAQVSSLK
- a CDS encoding ATP-binding protein translates to MSADLQPLLDALQFSPDNLPLRQHLARQLNAAGRHQEAETLSREGLRQHPTDDALRLSLAEAYFASNKHSAAFVVVEELLDQQPDNAAAHLLHARLLLAAGQPAEASEAYAHALELNPGLADRDLGQALEAAAPAKRVPTPAGGGYRPAPSPDENEPSAQAKLLGLERPKINFSDVGGMEAVKEEIRLKIIHPLQFPDLYKAYGKASGGGLLLYGPPGCGKTHLARATAGEVQASFISVGIADILDMWLGNSEKNLHQLFELARSQAPCVLFFDEVDALAANRHDLRQSAGRTVINQFLEELDGATRSNEGVLIMAATNAPWHLDPAFRRPGRFDRITLVTPPDEPARAAILDILLRGKPLAPGVNTAAVAARTAGLSGADLMALVDGAVDVCLRASMRSGRPLPIEQSHLLDAAKLVKPSTKEWFATARNYALYSNEGGLYDDILVYLGVKKPGGA